In Dyadobacter sp. NIV53, a single window of DNA contains:
- a CDS encoding RNA polymerase sigma factor yields the protein MNNKSSLTETELVLRLKGNNREAFELLYDRYSPALYGIIMKIVKDEDKAADVMQDAFLKIWKNMNSYNSDKGSLFTWILNVARNTAIDKLRTDVKTKNILNLDYVSENDLGTSSIFIPLPATIDLRTIVEKLLPEKKLLIEMVYFQGYTHEEVSEKLSLPLGTVKSRIRKSLQELRNIFDVSPQLRMAG from the coding sequence ATGAATAATAAATCCTCTCTCACTGAAACTGAGTTGGTTTTAAGGTTAAAAGGAAATAACCGTGAGGCATTTGAGCTTCTTTATGACCGATACTCTCCTGCATTATATGGGATAATCATGAAAATTGTAAAGGACGAAGATAAAGCAGCGGATGTTATGCAGGATGCTTTTTTGAAAATCTGGAAAAATATGAACAGTTATAATTCAGATAAGGGTTCATTATTTACCTGGATTCTGAATGTAGCGCGTAATACAGCTATTGATAAGCTCCGGACAGATGTCAAAACTAAAAATATTCTAAACCTGGATTACGTAAGCGAAAATGATCTTGGAACTTCGTCAATATTTATTCCTTTACCGGCGACCATTGATTTACGCACAATTGTTGAGAAACTGCTTCCGGAGAAAAAATTATTGATAGAAATGGTTTATTTCCAGGGTTATACACACGAAGAAGTATCTGAAAAACTAAGCCTTCCACTTGGTACCGTCAAATCACGCATTCGTAAATCTCTTCAGGAATTAAGAAATATATTTGATGTTTCGCCACAGTTGCGGATGGCTGGATGA
- a CDS encoding GNAT family N-acetyltransferase has protein sequence MIRIIKAATPEEYHAGAVLFKEYAESLDFTLSFQSFEDELTILPKMYGQATGALLLAESEGEFIGAVGLRQIENESTCEVKRMYIKPGYQGKGIGKALLTSLIDVAKEMEYKTIKLDTLGPKMPAAVGLYKSFGFKETTPYNYNPYEGVLYFEREL, from the coding sequence ATGATTAGAATTATAAAAGCAGCAACTCCGGAGGAATACCACGCGGGGGCTGTTCTGTTCAAAGAATATGCAGAATCCCTTGATTTTACACTTTCCTTTCAAAGCTTTGAAGACGAGCTTACCATACTGCCGAAAATGTACGGGCAGGCAACCGGGGCACTTTTGCTTGCTGAAAGTGAAGGAGAATTTATAGGCGCAGTGGGTTTGAGACAAATTGAAAATGAAAGTACATGTGAAGTAAAACGGATGTATATCAAACCGGGATATCAGGGCAAAGGAATTGGGAAAGCATTACTGACTAGCCTTATTGATGTTGCGAAAGAAATGGAATATAAAACAATAAAGCTGGATACACTGGGACCGAAAATGCCGGCCGCCGTAGGACTATATAAATCTTTCGGTTTTAAAGAAACGACTCCTTATAATTACAATCCTTATGAAGGTGTGTTGTATTTTGAAAGGGAACTATAA